From Pseudodesulfovibrio nedwellii:
AAAAGCCGTGGCACCGACTTCGGCCAAGCGCGTATAAACAAAGGGATTTGAATAGGAAATATCAATCTCACCCCGCTCCACCATCTTGATGTGTTCATCAAAAGTATCAGGGAAAATCTGCCGGAGCGGCACTCCGGTTGCCTTACGCAAATATTCGAGCAATTGGCGATGCCGTTGATAGGAAATAGTATGAGAATACTGGGGAAGATAAGCATAGGTAATGGCCTCGACCTGTCGGGGCGCAACCAAATTCTCGCGCTTTGATAAATCGACCGTTACAGCGTCCTCATCGGAGCACCCGATCAAAGCAAAAGCCATAACCGCAAGCATCAGGAGACAACTCACACCCCAAAAGCCACGAAGGCCACATCCAAATTCTGTTTTCATCATATCCGTTTTCATGCACTACCTATGAGCAGTTCTTCAATGAACGCCCCGTAACAATACAGAAATTCTTCACCCAGTCCAACACGTCATAACCCTTGGCAATCGCCCTCATTGCCAGTATGAATACATCAACAAACACCAACTACGCCACCAAGGAGAACATATATGGCCACTACATACAAAGTCCCCATGCACAGAGTAATTCTCGCGCTCTTCCTGATTGCTGTCACAGCCATCGCCGCAACCGTCGCCTGGAGCTTCAACTCAGGCCTGACATGGACCGGCATCTGCCTGATCGCTGTGGCTGGCCCGCTGTCGATTTTTTATTGGTATATGCTCTACATTACACCAAAACGTGCAGCCATTACTGTTGCTGAAGAAGGTATCCTGCTGGCCGCACCGCCTTTCGCCTCCGCAGTTATCCCCTGGGCAAGTGTGGAAAAAACCTTTGAAGCCAATCTCAAGACGGACGAAGCTTTCAAAATTATTAAAGCCAAAAAGCACATGAGCTTCGGCGGCTATAAATCTGGCGTTGTCCTGATCAAAGACGACAAGGAAGCGGTTATTGTTTCCAATCGACCGGACGTACTGTGCTTTCAAACAGCCGACCGCGTCTACTTGCTTGGCCCTTCCGATTTTGAGGGATTCAAAGAAGCTGTGGAAAAAACAGCTCCCTAGCACCTCGTTCTATTTTTCATTTCAAAGAACAAAGCCGCCCCATGAGGGCGGCTTTTTTGTGGTCTCGGTAATCAGGATTTTTCCGGTATCGGCGTCTCGCCCTGCTGATCTTTATCATGAACCAAATCCATAAATGTCATCATATCATCGGTGGCTTCATTTTCCTTTACCTTCTGTTTGATGGTACGGAAAAATGGCAGCCACGGTTTGGACTGACTGAAAAGTAGACGGGTAACAATATAAATCGGAATAAAAACAAAAGCAGGACCGACAGCACCTAAAAACGGGACAACAAAATCAACTTGCCCGAAACGGTAAAACAGCCAGCCGATAGCGAAAGGCACTACCCACAATGAAGAGGCAAACAGTGCCATGCGAGAAAAGAAATTTTTACCGAAGGCATCATTAGCGATGGAGTTGCATGCCTTCCAAGCGGTCTTGTCTTTGACACCCAATGCTCTGACAGACAAATTGTGATGATCAACCATATCGCGGTTAATTTTGGCAAAATGACGTTTATTCAAAAAATAAACACCTGCCATACAAAGTTCGCCTATGACCGTCGTCAGGATACAGACCCAGATAAGACCTATGGCGAATCCCACATACGGATTATCACTAGTGCGGAATGCCCAGATCATCCAGGGATCAAGAAAATCGTAAATCATTTGGCCGGTCATGGTCTATCCTGTTTGGTTTGAGGAGGCCGCCCGACATGGACGGCCTCCATTGTAATCTTTGATTGGTCGCGACTTAGAAGGGGGGAACCAGGGAGTAACCCAAGAAGCCCTTGGAGGTGTAACGAACACCAACGTACACGGCCAGAACGATAAAGATGTACTTCAGAACTCTGTCCGGGATGAACTTGGAAGTCTTAGGTCCAATGATGGAACCGATGACAATACCGACAAGCTCAGCACCGATCAGGCCCCATGCAACCGGAGTCTGCTTGAGCAGCATGTAGGATGCAATGGAGTTGACCATACCGATGAAGACGGCCATAGCGGAAGTACCTGCAACCAAGTACATGGGCAGACCGGCCACGGAAGTCAGGAACGGCACCAGCAGGAAGCCACCACCAACACCGAGGAAGGAAGCCATGGCTGCAATGAAGAAACCACCGACAACCGGGATCAGCGGGTTGAACGTAAATTCAACACCAAAGAAGGTAAATTCACAAGCAGTAGGCGTAAACTTCTGAACCTTAACGCCCATTTCAGCCATATCGACTTCGGCGCCGTGCTGCTGCTTCTTGACGGAATTCTGGAAAGCTGTTGCAGCTTCCTTGGCAGCCTTTTTACCAGCCTGGCCTCTGGGAGTGGTCTCATAGGTGAGATAGCAACCCAGGAACAGGACGAACAGGCCAAAGTAACCAAGGTAGGACTTCAGGCTGATCTTACCGGCGGTGAGCCAAGGCACCAACCAGGAACCAGCGACAGAACCGATGGCAAGAGCGATACCCAGGGGCAGCACCAGACGACCGGCTTTGTAGTAGTTGAAAGAAGACAAAGCTGCGGAGCAACCGACCAACCACTGGTTAGACACACGGATGGAGTCGGTGACGACCTTGTTCATGTGTGTGCCCTTGCCGAAGCTACTTGCGTAGTCGCCAAGACCATAAATAGTGATGTGACCAACACCGGCCATGATACCACCGAATGCGCCGACGGTAGAGAAAATCCAACCAACCCAGATGGCCCACACAAGACCAATGATGATGTTGAGCTGCGGACCACCGGGGATGCCCAGATAGCCAGGCTCACCCTGGGGTTTGGCTTCCGCAATTGCGTCAGCCAGACGATCGGCCCATGCAGGTTCTGCCACGAGACACATGACAGCAACCAGAGCCAGCAACAGAACTGCTTTTTTGGAACGTAACACTGTTACCTCCTCCTCTTGAATAAAGTTAAAAAGACCCCAAAATATCGCTCTCCGGCAACCCCGCCGGAAAGAATACACCAATCTATTTCCGGATGAAGGTCAGAGCCTGAGCTGTACATCCGGTTACGCAGGCAGGTGTGCCACCGGCATCCACCCGATCCACGCAATAGTCACACTTCATGATCTTGCCGCTTTCCTCGTTGAACACGGGGACGGACCAAGGACATGCTTCGACACATGCTTTGCAGCCATCACATTTGTTCAGATCAACCAAAACAAGGCCATCCTCATCGCGTTTGTACATGGCCCCGGTGGGACATGCGGCAACACATTCAGGATTCTTGCAATGCATACAGTTCTGATACTTGATTTTGGCGGTAGGTTTCCCATCCTTGTCAGCAATGGGACCTTCCACGGTAAGACGATTAAGGGAAATACCTACGGGCACCTTGTTCTTCACTTTGCAGTGAACCAAGCATGCGTCGCAGGCAATACACCGTTTTTTGTCAAACTTAATTCTATAACTGGCCATTTTACACCTCGAAAAACTTCAGTTGGACGCGCAGTTCCTTTAAGAACCTATGGTTTGGAGAAAAAAGCGCTTATGGTCAACGCCCTTCCCGCTTGTGACACATTTCTCAATCAAGGCACATTATAATGCATTTCAAACCAAAAAAGGAAGAAAAATATTGTGATACATTTCACACGATGGTAATCTGTTGCATAGTCGTTCCCTGCAAAGCTAGGTTCCATTCTACATAAAAAAGCGCAAAGTTCCATCCGGTCTGTATCAGGAGGAGTATTATGAGTAAGGAATATGTGAAAAGTATCTGTGGCATGTGCTCTGTGCGATGCCCTATTGAAGTCGAAGTGGTCGACGGTAAAGCTGAGTATATTCAGGGTAATCCAGATGCACCGGGCATCATGGGATCCCTGTGTCCTCGTGGAGCTGCCGGAACGGCCCTGACGTATGACGAAGAACGTCCCCAATATCCCATGGTTCGCACGGGCAAACGGGGTGAAGGCAAATGGAAACAAGTGTCTTGGGACGAAGCCCTAGACTATGTTGCCGACGAATTGAAACGCATTCAGGAAACATACGGCAAGGACTCCGTCCTGTTTTCCGATCGCGGTGGACCGTTCCGAGATTTCTATCGCGCATTTCTGCGTGGTATCGGCACAGCCAACTACAATAACCATGACTCCGCATGCGCTCGCAATGTCCAGAACGCTGCCTTGTCCGTCTTCGGTTTCGGTCGCAAAGGCGTTTCCTACGACCTGAAAAACGCCAAGCACGTCATCTTGCAGCAGCGTAACATTTTCGAAGCCGTGAACGTGGCTGAAGTCAACAATCTGCTCAACTCTATGGCTGACGGTTGTAAACTCTCCGTCATCGACATCCGAGCCAACGTCCCGGCCACCAAGTCCGACAACTTCTTCATGATCCGCCCCGGCACTGACTACGGCTTCAACCTCGCCGTCATCAATGTCATTATTAATGAGGAATTGTACGACAAGGACTTCGTCGCCAATTGGGTTGAAGACTTTGACCTGCTCAAAGATTTCGTCCAGCAGTACACCCCGGAATGGGCTGAAGAAGAAACCGGCATCAAGGCCGACGCCATCCGCGATTTCTGTCGCCAGTTGGCCGAAGCTGCACCGTCCATCCTTTGGCATCCAGGCTGGATGACTGCCCGTTACAACGACTCCTTCTATATGTCCCGCACAATATACATCATCAACTCCCTCATGGGTGCTATCGGTGCCAAGGGCGGCCTGCCGTTCATGAACAAGCCGGGTGATGTTGGAGCCAAGGGGCTGAATAGCTTCATGAATCTCTACCCAAAACCCGAAGGCAAACGCGCCGACGGTGTTGGCTGGATGGAAGGCCGCAAGCACTTTGATG
This genomic window contains:
- a CDS encoding PH domain-containing protein, whose product is MATTYKVPMHRVILALFLIAVTAIAATVAWSFNSGLTWTGICLIAVAGPLSIFYWYMLYITPKRAAITVAEEGILLAAPPFASAVIPWASVEKTFEANLKTDEAFKIIKAKKHMSFGGYKSGVVLIKDDKEAVIVSNRPDVLCFQTADRVYLLGPSDFEGFKEAVEKTAP
- a CDS encoding molybdopterin-containing oxidoreductase family protein, giving the protein MSKEYVKSICGMCSVRCPIEVEVVDGKAEYIQGNPDAPGIMGSLCPRGAAGTALTYDEERPQYPMVRTGKRGEGKWKQVSWDEALDYVADELKRIQETYGKDSVLFSDRGGPFRDFYRAFLRGIGTANYNNHDSACARNVQNAALSVFGFGRKGVSYDLKNAKHVILQQRNIFEAVNVAEVNNLLNSMADGCKLSVIDIRANVPATKSDNFFMIRPGTDYGFNLAVINVIINEELYDKDFVANWVEDFDLLKDFVQQYTPEWAEEETGIKADAIRDFCRQLAEAAPSILWHPGWMTARYNDSFYMSRTIYIINSLMGAIGAKGGLPFMNKPGDVGAKGLNSFMNLYPKPEGKRADGVGWMEGRKHFDAGPGLVHLAYEAAVEEEPYPVKAYICHRHDPLMAYPDAPHVKTLWDNIELLVVPTFSWSDTAWNADVVLPISPYLERDDTIMTKNGPKPAFQIRKRAVQPVYDTKAIWEIYSGLAKRFGLEELVYENIEDIWNFQLDGTGVSLSDFDATGIVSLASDPLFKPVKEGSFKTPSGKVQMIDAKLEADGLLSLKPYESPERPPEGKFRITFGRCALHTQGHTVNNALLFERMPENILWINTKRAEELGIENDDYVTVSSVDYSSKIRAFVTDFVHPECIFMIHGFDHKLPCESRAKGMGAADNLLLSKGIKKWDKGGGAVAMQEHFVSVSK
- a CDS encoding sulfite exporter TauE/SafE family protein — translated: MLRSKKAVLLLALVAVMCLVAEPAWADRLADAIAEAKPQGEPGYLGIPGGPQLNIIIGLVWAIWVGWIFSTVGAFGGIMAGVGHITIYGLGDYASSFGKGTHMNKVVTDSIRVSNQWLVGCSAALSSFNYYKAGRLVLPLGIALAIGSVAGSWLVPWLTAGKISLKSYLGYFGLFVLFLGCYLTYETTPRGQAGKKAAKEAATAFQNSVKKQQHGAEVDMAEMGVKVQKFTPTACEFTFFGVEFTFNPLIPVVGGFFIAAMASFLGVGGGFLLVPFLTSVAGLPMYLVAGTSAMAVFIGMVNSIASYMLLKQTPVAWGLIGAELVGIVIGSIIGPKTSKFIPDRVLKYIFIVLAVYVGVRYTSKGFLGYSLVPPF
- a CDS encoding 4Fe-4S dicluster domain-containing protein, producing MASYRIKFDKKRCIACDACLVHCKVKNKVPVGISLNRLTVEGPIADKDGKPTAKIKYQNCMHCKNPECVAACPTGAMYKRDEDGLVLVDLNKCDGCKACVEACPWSVPVFNEESGKIMKCDYCVDRVDAGGTPACVTGCTAQALTFIRK